GCCCAAATCACCAAAATAACAACTAGGGTACCGGCTCTCCTACGCTGTAACCCTAACAAAAGGATTTTACCAAAGTTACAATTTTTAGCCTCCAAAGGTGCTTCTAACTCTGACATTCTCCGAATTGTAACTGGCTACCCCGAATTACTGCTTCTTGGCCTCAAGAACGGTATAGTTCCTGCTTTTGATTTGATTAGGAGGTTCTTATCCTCTGATGAAAAAACCATGAATTGTGTAATTTCATCCCCTGCATCCATGGGTCACTTCTATGTAAGCAAGAATGTGAAATTGCTTCTTGATGAGGGCTTAACTCATTCCCACATTAAGCGCTTGCTTCAATGCAGGCCTTCAATATTATCCACTTCTACTTTGTGGAAAACTGTGGCAGAAGTGAAGAAATTAGGGATTGATCCTTCTTTGATGAATTTCAGTGTGGCATTGATGGCTAAGAAGGCTGTGGCGAAATCCGGGTGGGATGCCAAAGTTGAAGCCTGTAAGACTTGGGGCTGGTCGGAGGAACAATTTTCCGATGTGTTTAGGAAGCATGCGCAGTTTATGCTTCGGTCCGAAAAGAAAATCATAGCAGTCATGAGCTTTTGGGTTGGTAAGCTTGGTTGGGATCCTTCGGTGCTGTGCGTGGCGCCGGTAATCTTTGGATTGAGCTTGGAAGAAAGGATTATTCCAAGGGCTTTGGTTGTGCAGTATCTTCTCTCCAAAGGTTTGATGAAGAAGGATGCTAGCTTAGCTACACCATTTTATCTGACTGACAAGAAGTTCCTGGAAAGATATGTGACACGTTTCGAGAAGCATCATTCATCTCAGCTATTAAAGCTATTACATAGCAAAACATGTTAGCATTTGATTGAACTGTCATTTCTTCAGTTAGAATCTTTGTATACCTTGACACAGTTGTAGACTCTTGATAATAGTGATGCAAGAGTTGCAGTGATtgttttagaatttttatgtgAAATGAAGTGATTAGTGCCTTTGTAATAAATTTGGAGAAAGGTTAGCCTTGTTACTGGCTGACTTGTATGAAAGGAAGAAGGGGATAATGTGGATTCTATTGTTACCTTGATGATATTCACACTTGCTGAGAAGAAGAGTTAATCAACAAAGATCTTTGAGATATTTTCTGTAGTGATTAGAGCAGATTTGGCAAAAGAATTTCGGCTAAGACTCCTATTAAGTTGATCTATGCATACTAATTTCTAGCTTAAAAATCAGCACAATAGAATAATCAAACCTATCATATTACATAATTAAGCCTCAAAATAGTAGAATAATCAAATTTGTTTACAAtagtacaataaaaaaaaattgacatgttaaaaaaaaattaacatgcTAAATATGTACTTCTATGGATAATGGCGTGGCTAAGGCCAACTGATTTAATTTCTTGGGTTatcttttgaaaattttaaattagtttttgcTGATATGATATATTAAGTGACTCAAAGTTCTCTTTAATTTGGGTTATGTGGTGTCATTTATTGTGTCACATTAGCAAATTTTGACGCCGTCAATAATAAAAGTAGGAAAAGTCTAGGAGGCtaaattttatcaaattctggccagcatgtaaccagtaaagaaaagtgaattattagatgaaatctcacaccaatctcatACCATTAAAAGCCTTATTAATAGCTATTTGATGgctataaattccaaaaattGTTGGCCTctaacattttttataaaagtaatagaataacttataagactaatttaaaatttttgaaaaatatatttaattaaaataatcttTTAGGACCAATTTGGATAACAAGAACAAATTTAATCGATTACTCATTATTTGTAACACCTTAGTGATGGGAGTGAATTGAGAAGGTAGTATTGAACAAGGCACATGTTGCTCGAGTTTATATTCCGAAAGACAACACTTTCTAAATGTTTATATTTACATTCTATGATATCTTATACAAACACAATACCACAATGTTTCAGTTTAGTGCGAAGTAGGGATGTCAATGGGGCGGGACAGGGACGGGGATGACGGGGAGGTATCCCCGTCCCGGCCCCCAGAATTAATTCCCGTCTTGTCCCGTTCTCTGTCACGGGAGAATAATTGTCCCCATCTCCATTCCCTGCGTTTTTCGCGTTATTCGCGGGTCCCATTTTCTATCTCCCTATGTTTAACATTCGTatgaaaattataataaaaaatataaaaaaaacaaaaaaacaaattacaaaatattattacaaacaCACAAACATATCTTATTCAAGATTATAAGTCTAGAAATATAACTTAGCAAATCATAgtccataaaataaaatcttgaaTAATAGGGTTAGGATTTTTGAACGAgtgaaattattaaaaagacCCCTATATTAGAAATAAAGCAAGGATTATTAGTAAGTTAAAAAATTCGGGAAATTATCGGGGATGGGACGGGATCCCCGCTCGAGTTCCCGCGCCTGCGTCAGGATAATTTCGCTCCCCCATTCCCATCTCCACGGGAAAATTCCCCACTATCGGGACCCATTCGGGACGATTCCCGCGGGGATCCCCGCCTCCTGAGGATTTTTGACACCCCTAGTGTGAAGCCTGGTTTACACTCTTTCATTGTGGGGGTGGCTGTGT
Above is a genomic segment from Arachis stenosperma cultivar V10309 chromosome 1, arast.V10309.gnm1.PFL2, whole genome shotgun sequence containing:
- the LOC130960366 gene encoding transcription termination factor MTERF5, chloroplastic-like encodes the protein MMFISRLGRATVYPFASATQKCHLFLFQHSHLISTTSQPVSCGFSQESALKLFSKVRFNSIRPSKADSVIAFFRTHGFSDAQITKITTRVPALLRCNPNKRILPKLQFLASKGASNSDILRIVTGYPELLLLGLKNGIVPAFDLIRRFLSSDEKTMNCVISSPASMGHFYVSKNVKLLLDEGLTHSHIKRLLQCRPSILSTSTLWKTVAEVKKLGIDPSLMNFSVALMAKKAVAKSGWDAKVEACKTWGWSEEQFSDVFRKHAQFMLRSEKKIIAVMSFWVGKLGWDPSVLCVAPVIFGLSLEERIIPRALVVQYLLSKGLMKKDASLATPFYLTDKKFLERYVTRFEKHHSSQLLKLLHSKTC